The proteins below come from a single Ictalurus furcatus strain D&B chromosome 15, Billie_1.0, whole genome shotgun sequence genomic window:
- the ppdpfb gene encoding pancreatic progenitor cell differentiation and proliferation factor B encodes MAAIPASGSLVATHDYYRRRLGSTSSSSSCGSSEYTGEVIPHHPGLPKQDAGHWWSSFFFGKQPGMGSLAEEAQQKSGLSVTDGQVMCVARDLVKRQASESSDAGKSEVGSSHS; translated from the exons ATGGCAGCAATCCCAGCTAGCGGATCTCTTGTAGCCACCCATGACTATTACCGGA GGCGCCTTGGCTCTACATCAAGTAGCAGCTCGTGTGGCAGTTCGGAATACACTGGGGAGGTTATTCCACATCACCCAG GCCTGCCCAAGCAAGACGCTGGTCACTGGTGGTCGAGCTTCTTCTTCGGGAAGCAGCCGGGTATGGGCTCCCTGGCTGAAGAGGCCCAGCAGAA ATCGGGGCTGAGCGTGACTGACGGGCAGGTGATGTGTGTTGCTCGGGATTTGGTGAAGAGGCAGGCCAGCGAGAGTAGCGATGCTGGGAAGTCGGAGGTCGGGAGTTCTCATTCCTAG